One Faecalispora anaeroviscerum genomic window carries:
- a CDS encoding acyl-CoA dehydratase activase, translating to MYTLGIDIGSTSSKAVILQDGTLLAAHAVEPLGTGTVGPERVLEKVFGLRGLTQEDISYTVVTGYGRMNCDYADEQISELSCHAKGIHFLLPSVHTVIDIGGQDAKALSITDKGQLTAFQMNDKCAAGTGRFLDVMARVLNVEISELGPLSQKSRNPVSISNTCTVFAESEVISQLSSKVPIEDIAAGIHSSVAKRVAGMSLRLERSPDVAMSGGVALNIGVVHAMEQEMGCRILVDPLCQSAGAIGAAVLAWEKLKKEKVNYHE from the coding sequence TACTTTACTTGCCGCTCACGCGGTAGAACCGCTGGGCACCGGTACGGTAGGCCCCGAACGCGTTCTGGAAAAAGTGTTTGGGCTGCGCGGCCTCACACAAGAGGACATCAGCTATACAGTGGTTACGGGCTACGGCCGGATGAACTGCGACTACGCCGACGAGCAAATCAGCGAGCTGAGCTGCCATGCAAAGGGAATTCACTTCCTGCTGCCCAGTGTACATACTGTCATCGATATTGGAGGGCAAGACGCCAAGGCGCTGAGCATCACGGACAAGGGCCAGCTCACCGCGTTCCAAATGAATGACAAATGCGCGGCGGGAACGGGTCGGTTTCTTGATGTGATGGCGCGGGTTCTGAATGTAGAGATCAGTGAACTGGGTCCTTTGTCCCAAAAATCCCGGAACCCGGTGAGCATCAGCAATACCTGTACCGTGTTCGCGGAATCTGAGGTGATCTCTCAGCTGTCTTCCAAGGTTCCCATCGAAGATATTGCGGCAGGCATTCACAGCTCGGTGGCCAAGCGCGTGGCGGGCATGTCGCTGCGCCTGGAGCGGAGCCCCGACGTGGCCATGAGCGGAGGGGTGGCCCTGAACATTGGTGTCGTTCATGCTATGGAGCAGGAGATGGGATGCCGAATTCTGGTCGATCCGCTATGCCAGTCTGCGGGCGCCATAGGCGCCGCCGTTCTGGCATGGGAAAAGCTAAAAAAGGAGAAGGTTAATTATCATGAGTGA
- a CDS encoding 2-hydroxyacyl-CoA dehydratase subunit D → MSELTATAETAAATPVPKPKRPKPKSMIMLGEQTQALFDNARLAKERGEKVGWSASIFPQEIAETLGLNVLYPENHAAGIAARHQADPLLQECEGPLGYSNDLCAYAKLNLAYAAVLNGESGVELPDEGKMVKPDFLLLTNNICNQLTKWYENLARQMNIPVFFIDTCYNPYDYVTETRVRYVRAQIDQLIRDLSAFTGKSWDEERFQKVMQISQRNSYLWERANDLLDRKPAPLSGFELFNYMSAMVCNRGKESSTAILEQLNAEIEQHIAEGTSTFPVEERFRISWDGIACWPYLSHNLRTLKKYGINMVASSYGKAWAIEYEDLDGMARAYCFASTNGDNATTMISRRLEGLKKFGCEGTIYHVNRSCKVMDCQMMEVQRQLSQLAGVPFTSFDGDQADYRNYSEAQFETRIQGLVEVMEQTKEAKCNG, encoded by the coding sequence ATGAGTGAACTTACAGCCACGGCGGAAACCGCCGCCGCAACACCGGTGCCCAAGCCCAAACGCCCAAAGCCAAAGTCTATGATTATGCTGGGCGAGCAAACGCAGGCGTTGTTTGACAACGCCCGGCTGGCCAAAGAGCGGGGCGAAAAGGTAGGGTGGTCCGCCTCGATCTTCCCTCAGGAGATCGCAGAGACGCTGGGCCTGAACGTGCTTTATCCGGAAAACCACGCCGCAGGCATCGCGGCCCGTCACCAGGCGGACCCCCTTCTGCAGGAGTGCGAAGGGCCCTTGGGCTACTCCAACGACCTGTGCGCTTACGCCAAGCTGAACCTGGCTTATGCCGCCGTTCTGAACGGCGAAAGCGGGGTGGAGCTGCCCGACGAGGGCAAAATGGTCAAACCCGACTTCCTGCTGCTGACTAACAACATTTGCAACCAGCTGACCAAGTGGTACGAGAACCTGGCCAGACAGATGAACATTCCCGTTTTCTTCATCGATACCTGTTATAACCCCTACGATTATGTGACGGAGACCCGGGTGCGTTATGTCCGCGCACAGATTGACCAGTTGATCCGCGATTTGAGTGCCTTTACCGGAAAGTCCTGGGATGAGGAGCGGTTCCAGAAGGTCATGCAGATTTCCCAGCGAAACAGCTATCTGTGGGAGCGGGCCAACGATCTGCTTGACCGCAAACCCGCTCCGCTGAGCGGATTCGAGCTGTTCAACTACATGTCCGCAATGGTGTGCAACCGGGGCAAGGAATCCTCCACCGCCATTCTGGAGCAGCTCAACGCCGAGATTGAGCAGCACATCGCCGAGGGTACTTCTACCTTCCCGGTGGAGGAGCGGTTCCGAATCTCGTGGGACGGCATTGCCTGCTGGCCTTATCTCAGCCACAATCTGCGCACGCTGAAAAAGTACGGCATTAACATGGTCGCCTCCAGCTATGGAAAGGCGTGGGCGATTGAATATGAAGATCTGGATGGCATGGCCCGGGCCTACTGCTTCGCCTCCACCAACGGCGACAATGCCACCACCATGATTTCACGGCGGCTGGAAGGTCTGAAGAAATTTGGCTGCGAGGGCACCATCTACCATGTTAACCGCAGCTGTAAGGTGATGGATTGCCAGATGATGGAGGTGCAGCGTCAGCTTTCTCAGCTGGCAGGTGTTCCCTTTACCTCCTTCGACGGCGACCAGGCGGACTACCGCAACTACAGTGAGGCCCAGTTTGAAACCCGCATCCAGGGTCTGGTAGAAGTGATGGAGCAAACAAAGGAGGCGAAGTGCAATGGCTGA
- a CDS encoding 2-hydroxyacyl-CoA dehydratase subunit D: MADLNQNLSTLQRAGANPRERLEHYLNQGKKVVGCFPYYAPEELVHASGMIPMGMWGGQTEWKLAKRYLPAFACPIMQSNMEFGLKGTYDGMSAVIIPAICDTLRCMTQNWRFGVPSIPMIPIVFPQNRTSPASVDYLISEFETVLTTLSTITGRMMNEAALGRSIQIYNEHNAAMREFSAVAVEHLDVITPKVRHAVMKSASFYEKSEHTAIVREIVDALKQRPVYSTSGKKVILTGISCEPEELLDILAENQFAVVGDDLAQEMRQYRTDTPLKGGGGLKRLALQWNNRSGCSLIHTLGKPRGGMLVDLCRETGAQGAILCMMKFCDPEEYDQPFVEADLREAGIASLSIEVDQQNGSFEQLRTRLQTFRDMM; this comes from the coding sequence ATGGCTGATCTGAATCAAAACCTTTCCACGCTGCAGCGGGCCGGCGCCAATCCCCGGGAGCGGCTGGAGCATTATCTGAATCAGGGGAAAAAGGTTGTGGGGTGCTTTCCTTACTATGCTCCTGAGGAGCTGGTTCACGCCTCCGGCATGATCCCCATGGGCATGTGGGGCGGCCAGACCGAATGGAAGCTGGCCAAGAGATATTTGCCTGCCTTTGCCTGTCCCATTATGCAGTCCAACATGGAATTTGGCCTGAAGGGCACCTATGACGGCATGTCTGCCGTCATTATCCCGGCTATCTGTGACACCCTGCGCTGTATGACCCAGAACTGGCGCTTCGGTGTGCCTTCCATTCCCATGATCCCCATTGTCTTTCCACAAAACCGCACCTCTCCCGCCAGTGTTGATTACCTGATCAGCGAATTTGAGACGGTGCTGACCACGCTGTCCACCATTACCGGCAGGATGATGAACGAAGCCGCCCTCGGCCGCAGCATCCAGATCTACAACGAGCACAACGCCGCAATGCGGGAGTTTTCCGCTGTTGCTGTGGAACACCTGGATGTGATTACCCCCAAGGTTCGCCATGCGGTAATGAAAAGCGCTTCTTTCTATGAGAAAAGCGAGCATACCGCGATTGTTCGGGAAATTGTGGATGCGCTAAAGCAGAGGCCGGTCTACTCCACCTCCGGCAAAAAGGTTATTCTCACCGGTATCTCCTGCGAGCCGGAGGAACTGCTGGACATTCTGGCTGAAAACCAGTTTGCCGTGGTGGGAGATGACCTCGCTCAGGAGATGCGCCAGTACCGCACCGATACTCCGCTGAAAGGAGGCGGCGGCCTGAAGCGGCTGGCTCTGCAGTGGAACAATCGATCCGGCTGCAGCCTGATCCACACGCTGGGCAAGCCCCGCGGCGGCATGCTGGTTGACTTGTGCAGGGAAACCGGGGCACAGGGAGCCATTCTATGCATGATGAAGTTCTGCGACCCGGAGGAATACGACCAGCCCTTTGTTGAGGCCGATCTGCGGGAGGCGGGCATTGCGTCCCTGTCGATCGAAGTGGATCAGCAGAATGGCAGCTTCGAACAGCTCCGCACCCGATTGCAGACATTTCGGGACATGATGTAA
- a CDS encoding sigma-54 interaction domain-containing protein, with protein sequence MQDFSSFQELCQALPFTEVLDNIDTGIALYDAQGNFIFMNTVMVNWRNIPRKEYLKMNVHDFSHVLDVSVFDLVCQEKRRVSRLQYYKDFQQVDGPTRMRIVIGTPIFDGQGNVKYVVTTLQDVQDFEDLYHTLLNEHKILRSGNEVGQAEKVSIVAKSPQFRQLLSVAESIAPLDSTVLIYGESGCGKEVIAHYIHEYSDRKSKPLITVNCAAFPENLIEAELFGYEKGSFTGANREGKAGLVEAADGGTLFLDELNSLPMNVQGKLLRCLEEKSVQRIGATRAKNVDFRLIAATNQNLEEMVRRGTFREDLYYRIHVIPLTIPPVRERKEDIVPLCLHFLHHLCQKYNLQKSFSDEVLEEVRNYNWPGNVREIRNFVERMVVMTPHATREIKSIPSGMLSNETDTAQQLPQSAGFSPQNHPGQRSDGPSRDEVLVALATCGNHREKAAQYLGISRRKLQYKIREYHLSSRCHYQDENSNE encoded by the coding sequence ATGCAGGATTTTTCGTCCTTTCAGGAGTTGTGCCAGGCATTGCCCTTTACGGAAGTTCTGGATAATATCGACACAGGGATCGCCCTCTACGATGCACAGGGGAACTTTATTTTCATGAACACCGTTATGGTCAACTGGAGGAATATTCCCCGGAAGGAATACCTGAAAATGAACGTCCATGACTTCAGCCATGTTCTGGACGTGTCCGTGTTCGACCTGGTCTGTCAGGAAAAGCGCCGAGTCAGCCGCCTGCAGTATTACAAAGACTTCCAGCAGGTGGACGGCCCCACGCGGATGCGTATTGTCATCGGTACCCCAATCTTTGACGGCCAGGGTAATGTGAAGTATGTCGTCACCACATTGCAGGATGTTCAGGACTTTGAGGATCTGTATCACACCCTGCTCAATGAGCACAAAATTCTTAGATCCGGGAATGAAGTAGGCCAAGCGGAAAAGGTCAGCATCGTTGCCAAGAGTCCGCAATTTCGGCAGCTGCTCTCGGTTGCCGAAAGCATCGCGCCGCTGGACTCTACTGTGCTGATTTATGGGGAATCCGGCTGTGGCAAAGAGGTGATCGCCCACTATATTCACGAATACAGTGACCGAAAAAGCAAGCCTCTCATCACGGTTAACTGCGCCGCTTTTCCAGAGAATCTGATTGAGGCGGAGCTGTTCGGCTATGAGAAGGGAAGCTTCACCGGCGCCAATCGCGAGGGCAAGGCCGGCTTGGTGGAGGCCGCCGATGGAGGCACCCTGTTTCTGGACGAACTGAACTCCCTCCCTATGAACGTACAAGGCAAGCTGCTGCGCTGCTTGGAGGAAAAGAGCGTCCAGAGGATCGGCGCCACCCGGGCTAAGAATGTGGACTTTCGCCTGATCGCCGCCACCAATCAGAACCTGGAGGAAATGGTTCGCCGGGGTACCTTCCGAGAAGATCTGTACTACCGCATCCATGTCATCCCTTTGACTATCCCGCCGGTGCGGGAGCGCAAGGAGGATATCGTTCCTCTCTGTCTGCATTTTCTCCATCATCTTTGCCAGAAGTATAATCTGCAAAAGAGTTTCTCTGACGAGGTGCTGGAGGAGGTTCGGAACTACAACTGGCCCGGAAATGTCCGGGAAATCCGAAATTTTGTGGAGCGGATGGTGGTTATGACCCCACACGCCACCCGAGAAATTAAAAGCATTCCCTCCGGCATGTTGTCGAATGAGACAGATACCGCCCAACAGCTGCCTCAATCTGCTGGGTTCTCCCCCCAGAACCATCCAGGACAGCGCTCCGATGGCCCCAGCCGGGATGAGGTATTAGTCGCTCTGGCTACTTGCGGCAACCATAGAGAAAAAGCGGCACAATATTTGGGAATCTCACGCCGGAAGCTGCAGTATAAGATTCGGGAGTACCACCTTTCTTCTCGCTGCCACTATCAGGATGAGAATTCAAATGAATAA
- a CDS encoding tyrosine-type recombinase/integrase codes for MSRKGENIYKRKDGRWEGRVIKPNGKYRYLYAKTYREVRLKMKDTKEINKANKTERLSSQKNAADLFEKWLSGETINRLKPTTYENYYHCINRYVIPYFKLPGNEQLSEESIKYLVEKISEDTSISVSYRKKILSILKTALREICKDIPNHPVLGELVTLPKVKNGKEILVFSMKEQRIIENTVQRSEDKRLLGILLCFYSGIRLGELCALKWGDFDFEAGSVSIMRTVSRVRNRDPNGEKTFLHVGTPKSETSLRKIPLPVFLLKLIEEYSLPFKENDCYMLSGKADPFDPRIYQRLYKKVLVAAGVKDRKFHTIRHTFATRALELGVDIKTLSEILGHSNVNITLNVYAHSLMEQKKAAIEKFNEMHVTYMNQTAFAVNSAVIATHAAG; via the coding sequence ATGTCTCGAAAAGGAGAAAATATTTATAAACGCAAGGATGGACGATGGGAAGGGAGGGTGATAAAGCCGAACGGGAAATATCGGTATCTTTATGCTAAAACTTACCGGGAAGTACGCTTAAAAATGAAAGATACAAAGGAAATTAACAAAGCAAACAAAACAGAAAGGTTAAGCAGCCAGAAAAACGCTGCCGATTTGTTTGAAAAATGGTTGTCTGGCGAGACCATAAACCGCCTGAAGCCAACTACTTACGAAAATTATTACCATTGTATCAATCGCTATGTAATCCCTTATTTCAAGCTTCCTGGGAACGAGCAGCTTTCGGAAGAATCGATTAAATACCTTGTTGAAAAAATCAGTGAAGATACTTCCATTTCAGTATCGTATCGAAAAAAAATTCTTTCCATTCTCAAAACGGCATTGAGAGAAATATGTAAGGATATTCCGAATCACCCTGTTTTGGGGGAACTCGTTACCTTACCCAAAGTGAAAAACGGGAAGGAAATATTGGTATTTTCAATGAAAGAACAGCGGATAATCGAGAATACCGTGCAGCGCTCAGAGGATAAGAGGCTTTTAGGCATCCTACTCTGCTTTTACTCCGGGATTCGCCTTGGTGAGCTCTGTGCTTTAAAATGGGGGGATTTTGATTTTGAAGCTGGCTCAGTGTCCATTATGCGCACAGTATCACGCGTCCGAAATCGTGATCCGAACGGCGAAAAAACATTTCTTCATGTGGGAACTCCCAAAAGCGAGACCTCGTTAAGGAAAATACCATTACCGGTTTTTTTGCTCAAGCTGATCGAAGAATACAGCCTTCCTTTTAAAGAGAATGATTGTTATATGCTCTCCGGGAAAGCGGATCCATTCGACCCGCGAATCTATCAAAGACTGTATAAGAAGGTTTTGGTTGCGGCAGGGGTAAAAGACCGAAAATTCCATACAATTCGGCACACCTTTGCAACGAGAGCCCTGGAACTTGGCGTTGACATCAAAACCCTCAGCGAGATACTGGGTCATTCCAATGTGAACATTACGTTGAATGTGTATGCACACTCTTTAATGGAACAGAAAAAGGCCGCCATTGAAAAGTTTAACGAAATGCATGTAACGTACATGAATCAAACGGCATTCGCCGTCAATTCTGCCGTCATAGCCACTCATGCCGCCGGATAA
- a CDS encoding methyl-accepting chemotaxis protein has product MKKFSDLSIARKLLTGFLSLVLCMIIIGGVGAFGMVQIKNMDTYMYEKQTAPIADLYEANTSLLLIRSEVRGGMIYAGEPQKVDEYYQKYLQEKKDYDTKIQAYRQTMYRSDSIALYDETTKLIENTYVPAVEKSFASSKSGDKESAMKAILDISDEMTTINDNLDKLVENRMDAVEQTSDSNGTTAMMLIGVLIVIIALGAGAAIFLGRRISDSISKPVRRVADAAGEIALGRVNIDLSDVNSKDETGVLAAAFTRMLEGIRKQVQVAERIGNGDFTQPVPLRSNEDVMGLSLQKIEDDLSATLQLISVAADQVNTGSEQVSSAAQALSSGTTEQAATVEELNASAVSVAQQAEQNAISVRKAMDFVEQAGRGAAESNRHMQSLNTAMREIGASSQEISRITKLVEDIAFQTNILALNAAVEAARAGSAGKGFAVVADEVRNLAAKSAEAAKQTSDLIQKSVSTVSDGERLAEETLKLLEVV; this is encoded by the coding sequence ATGAAAAAATTCAGCGATTTAAGTATTGCGCGGAAGCTGCTTACGGGGTTTTTGAGCCTGGTGTTGTGCATGATCATCATAGGTGGTGTAGGCGCTTTCGGTATGGTTCAAATCAAGAATATGGATACTTATATGTATGAAAAGCAAACTGCCCCCATTGCGGATCTTTATGAGGCCAACACCAGCCTTTTGCTGATACGCTCAGAGGTTCGCGGCGGAATGATCTATGCGGGCGAACCGCAAAAGGTTGATGAGTATTATCAGAAATATCTACAAGAAAAAAAAGACTACGATACCAAGATTCAGGCGTACAGACAAACCATGTACCGTTCCGACTCAATCGCGCTGTATGATGAGACCACAAAGCTGATTGAAAACACGTATGTTCCAGCTGTGGAAAAATCTTTCGCTAGCTCAAAATCGGGAGATAAGGAAAGCGCTATGAAGGCGATTCTGGATATATCCGATGAAATGACCACCATCAATGATAATCTTGACAAACTGGTCGAAAACCGCATGGATGCAGTAGAGCAGACCAGTGACTCCAATGGCACGACAGCCATGATGCTGATTGGGGTGCTGATTGTCATCATTGCACTTGGCGCAGGCGCCGCAATTTTCTTAGGCCGCCGGATTTCGGACAGTATCAGCAAGCCTGTCAGGCGCGTGGCAGATGCCGCCGGAGAAATCGCATTGGGCAGGGTGAATATTGATCTGAGTGATGTGAATTCCAAAGATGAAACCGGCGTGCTGGCAGCGGCCTTCACCAGAATGCTGGAGGGCATTCGCAAACAGGTGCAGGTTGCGGAGCGAATCGGCAATGGCGATTTTACCCAGCCGGTTCCCTTGCGCTCAAATGAAGATGTGATGGGGCTTTCTCTGCAAAAAATTGAAGATGATCTCAGTGCGACGCTGCAGCTCATTAGTGTGGCGGCAGATCAGGTGAATACCGGGTCGGAGCAAGTATCCTCAGCGGCGCAGGCACTGTCCTCCGGCACCACAGAGCAGGCGGCGACGGTGGAAGAGCTCAATGCCTCTGCGGTCAGCGTTGCGCAGCAGGCGGAACAGAACGCAATCAGTGTAAGAAAAGCCATGGATTTTGTGGAACAGGCCGGTAGAGGTGCCGCGGAGAGCAATCGGCATATGCAGAGCCTGAATACTGCCATGCGGGAAATCGGGGCATCCTCGCAGGAGATTTCCAGAATCACCAAGCTGGTGGAGGACATCGCGTTCCAGACCAATATTCTTGCGCTGAATGCCGCGGTGGAGGCAGCCCGGGCAGGAAGTGCCGGAAAAGGCTTCGCGGTAGTAGCTGACGAGGTACGTAATCTGGCTGCAAAATCCGCTGAGGCCGCCAAGCAGACCTCTGACCTGATTCAAAAATCCGTATCCACAGTATCTGATGGGGAGCGGCTTGCCGAAGAAACGTTGAAGCTGTTGGAGGTTGTTTAG
- a CDS encoding chemotaxis protein CheW encodes MKEQDRLNPELLEDEELQNRYLTFWIDRQLFGMPIAQVVQIVGLQEITELPDQPDYAKGVISLRGQIIPVMDVRLRFGKKEAPYTDRTCIIITRIFGGDFGLIVDEVDEVTDILPEKISLPPNIHKEKVNTYLTGIARLGTGDDEKNKVALLVHPGRVLNEKALESLPEPVQE; translated from the coding sequence ATGAAAGAACAGGATCGATTGAATCCCGAGCTTCTGGAGGATGAGGAGCTTCAAAACCGCTACCTGACCTTCTGGATAGATCGCCAGCTGTTTGGCATGCCAATTGCGCAGGTGGTTCAGATTGTCGGATTGCAGGAAATCACTGAGCTGCCGGACCAGCCGGACTATGCTAAAGGGGTAATCAGCCTGCGTGGGCAGATTATTCCCGTGATGGATGTGCGCCTTCGGTTTGGGAAAAAGGAAGCACCGTACACAGACCGAACCTGCATTATTATTACCCGTATATTCGGCGGCGATTTTGGGCTGATTGTGGATGAGGTAGACGAGGTTACCGACATTTTGCCGGAAAAAATTTCTCTGCCGCCGAACATTCATAAAGAAAAAGTAAATACTTATCTAACTGGAATTGCCAGACTGGGTACGGGGGATGATGAAAAGAATAAAGTTGCCCTTCTTGTTCATCCTGGAAGAGTGCTGAATGAAAAAGCTTTGGAGTCTTTACCGGAACCTGTGCAGGAATAG
- a CDS encoding aromatic acid exporter family protein: MRLKTLVKSAWIKAIKAAVGASAAITVALALGLQYPTAAGIIMLLSLQETKKETLMTAGRRIPIFLAATLIAFCSFGLLGYTVAALGVYLLAFVTLCHTFSAAADIAMCSVLVTHYWVERSMALGLIGNELLLLVIGAGIGILLNLFLPVGLHAIRKAQGEIDSAICRVLDQIADAVQEQSVTQLPKLSELEHLLEQARAQANRAADNALTLDLNYYREYIDMRTNQFRVLQRIQIGLLRLNGAPSQAEQIAEFLRRISSTFGESNNAAALLDDANKIRAEFRASELPRTREEFEDRAALLHIFNELEHFLLLKSTFAQSLTPEQRARYWNK, translated from the coding sequence ATGCGCTTGAAAACTTTGGTCAAATCGGCATGGATCAAGGCGATAAAGGCGGCCGTAGGGGCCAGCGCTGCCATCACTGTGGCTCTCGCGCTGGGGCTTCAGTACCCTACGGCTGCCGGGATCATCATGCTGCTCAGTCTGCAGGAAACGAAAAAAGAAACGCTGATGACTGCCGGCCGGCGCATCCCGATCTTTCTGGCGGCGACACTGATTGCCTTTTGCAGCTTCGGGCTGCTGGGCTATACGGTTGCTGCCCTCGGTGTTTATCTACTCGCGTTTGTTACGCTGTGCCATACCTTTTCTGCCGCTGCGGATATCGCCATGTGTTCGGTGTTGGTCACCCATTATTGGGTAGAGCGCTCGATGGCACTCGGGCTGATTGGCAACGAGCTGCTGCTCCTTGTGATCGGTGCCGGCATTGGTATTCTGCTGAACCTGTTTTTACCGGTCGGACTCCATGCGATTCGCAAAGCGCAGGGAGAGATCGATTCTGCCATCTGCCGGGTACTGGATCAAATTGCAGACGCAGTGCAGGAGCAATCGGTTACCCAGTTGCCGAAGCTTTCTGAGCTGGAGCACCTGTTGGAGCAAGCGCGTGCGCAGGCGAACCGGGCTGCTGATAATGCGCTGACCCTCGACCTGAACTATTACCGGGAGTACATCGACATGCGTACCAACCAGTTTCGGGTTCTTCAGCGCATTCAGATCGGCCTTCTGCGGCTCAACGGAGCTCCGTCTCAGGCGGAGCAGATTGCCGAGTTTCTGCGCAGGATTTCTTCCACCTTCGGCGAATCGAATAATGCGGCGGCGCTGCTCGATGATGCGAATAAAATCCGCGCGGAATTCCGCGCCAGCGAGCTGCCCCGCACTCGTGAGGAATTTGAGGATCGCGCTGCCCTGCTGCACATTTTTAACGAGCTGGAGCATTTCCTGTTGCTGAAGAGTACCTTTGCCCAGTCGCTGACCCCGGAACAGCGGGCACGTTATTGGAACAAGTAG
- a CDS encoding DUF6506 family protein — protein sequence MKKKFAFVLMGEHYTPEQHQVCFETEKQITCIFTVKNDQQARQKLAELEQEGFGAVELCGAFGEEKTKELIALTHGKIAIGYVTHLPEQDELFARFFAKG from the coding sequence GTGAAAAAGAAGTTTGCGTTTGTTTTGATGGGAGAACATTACACACCGGAGCAGCATCAGGTTTGTTTTGAAACAGAAAAGCAAATTACCTGCATTTTTACGGTGAAGAACGATCAGCAGGCACGCCAAAAGCTAGCGGAGCTGGAACAGGAAGGCTTTGGAGCCGTGGAGCTTTGCGGCGCGTTCGGCGAGGAAAAGACCAAAGAACTCATTGCCCTGACACATGGGAAAATTGCCATTGGTTATGTAACGCACCTGCCGGAGCAGGACGAGCTGTTCGCCCGCTTTTTTGCAAAGGGCTGA